A stretch of DNA from Cyprinus carpio isolate SPL01 chromosome A25, ASM1834038v1, whole genome shotgun sequence:
TCTAAATATGGCACATCAGTTAGAGGGAGTCACTGAACCAGTGGTGCTCCAGGTGTTTGTGGCTAATGACGCTGGACGTGTGAAGCCCCATGGATTTTATCAAGCCTGCAGAGTGACGGGGCGCAACACAACGGCCTGTAAGGAAGTGGATATCGAAGGGACCACAGTTATTGAAGTGAACCTTGAGCCGACCAACTCTATGACCCTAGCGTAAGGATCATTCTGTCTGTGGCTACCAGTGGCAATAATAGTCTCTTTTAGTTAATATGtattgttaaagtgtaatgtgaTGTGTCTTGGCAGCGTGGACTGTGTTGGAATCTTGAAGCTGAGGAATGCCGATGTTGAAGCTCGTATAGGGGTTGCTGGCTCCAAAAAGAAGAGCACTCGAGCTCGGTTGGCCTTTAGAGTCAACATCCCTAGAGCTGATGGATCTGTCCTAACCCTCCAGGCCCTCTCCTCTCCTATCTTATGTAGTAAGTGCAAAGGATATCAGGGTATAGATTTGATATTAAGGGATATTAGTTTCCACATTTCTAACTGTATTCCATTTGTCACATTTTCAGCTCAGCCAGCTGGAGTGCCTGAAATCCTTAAAAAAAGTCTTCACAGTTGCTCTGTCGCAGGAGGAGAGGAAGTCTTTATCATCGGCAAGAACTTTCTAAAAGgaacaaaagttatttttcagGAAAATTCTACAGGTATTGCATGCAATGCTATCTAATTCTTTTTGCATCTAACTATGTCATTGCATACTTGTGTTGGACTTTGATCTGTTTAAATGCATGTGTAGAATATGTTTTGAACCCAAGTACATCCTTTTcctgttttctttgcttttcagGAGAGTGGCTGGCAGGCTGAAGCAGAAATTGACATGGAACTTTTTCATCAGGCAAGTGCAGGAGATGGCTGAACTGTTTTTAGCTCTGTTGTGTAATGCTTATCATTCATTAATATCTTGTTTAAAACATGATCTCAAAATTATTTGGTCCAGAATCATCTAGTGGTGAAGGTTCCCCCATATCATGACCAGACTTTGACCTCCCCCGTGTCCATTGGGATTGCTGTAGTGACAAATGCAGGGAGAACACATGATCTACAGCCTTTTACCTACACTCCTCTAACAGGTTGGTGAAGAGaggatacattttattaaatcagcAGATCAAGATATGTTGACTATGAGCAAAGGGTGTCCATTTTCTTCCTTGGATAGTCCGAGACACACAGTTGGGATCATATTTTTGGGTTACTAAAGTGGCTGGGGTGAACAAATCATTTGGGTCTATTTTGTTGTTGGGGATTTAGTGGTAGGGATAGAGTTTGTCCTATGGTTGTTTGATAGGAATGGGTTAGGGTATTCTTAATACATATATTTGGGTAAATCAAGCAAAGTTACTTTGGTAAAGCAGGTATTGAATTGTGAATTTTAGCATAGCAGAGGCTTATCTCATGGATGTTAATTTGGTCATGCTGACAGTGCTTTGTAACTGTCCAGAAGTGTCCTTTTGCATATCATAGGATTGGCACATTTGCACCTGAATGCTTTTTGGCAGGACAAGTAACAGAAATGCAGGATGAGTAGAAGTGCTGCAGCAACTATTTGACAAGATAAACATCTACAGCAATGGATTGAAGTACCTTGGGTTAAAGATTAAATGCtattgtttttgtgaatattGCCATCTAGAGTCGCCAATTGTTCCTTGTGAAATTTTGGAAAAAGTATTCAATTGCACTTTCACACCAGTAGATGATGGTCTCATTCATTATTTTAACTCTTTTAATACAGAGAAAGTTGAACTATCAGTGAAATCAGAACTGCCAGCCACGGTCAAGGGCTTGCACTTTTTTTGAAGAGCAGATAAAGGTTTggcaatatcaaaatattttcatgttttgcatccattacacttttaatttttttgatagaCTCTTTAGAGCTTTAAAGTTTGAACTCATTTGTTTATGACTTTGTTTACAGCGATGCAAACCGAGACAAATTGTCTAAACAATGTCTTAATGTTACCTATGGTCAAACGAGAAGAACCCATGGAAGTTTCCTGCAATGCAGCACCTTCAGACATTTTTAAGGTACTGTCATTTTCAAGGTGctgtaatccttttttttttaaatttaagttccAGTTTTAACATTGGAATCATTTAGTTTAGGAAGAAAACCCAAGCAAAGTATTGTTTTCCTGAATAGGGCATGAAAGTTaacacattttctcatttttgcaATGCAGCCTGTAGAGGCCCTTAGTTCAACCCAACAAATCTTGGAGATAAGCACTGTCCTTCCCTCTGCCACCAAGTCTTTTCCAAGCCCTGTGGCTCTCCAAATCGTCGACTCCCAAACGCCATCAGCTCAAATATTTACGACTCAAGAAACCTTATCCACCATTCAGAAGCAGGACATTCCTTCACCTACATCGTTCCAAGTGTCCTTGTCAGAAGACACAACAGTTCTCCAGCCTGTTCCCCCTCAGGTCCCTCAGCAGTTCTTGCGTGAAACCCCAGAAACTTTGTCTCCAGAAGACAACAGTGTAGATGGAAGTGGAATTGTGTTGGTGGGAATAGACTCTCGGAATCCTCCATCCCAGCGGCCACAGGTTCAGGCGCTTTTGCCCCAGGATGGTGTTACACAGCTAGAGAGAGCAGTAAGAGAGCTGCAAGCACAACAGCAGCTAAATTCTGTACTTTATAGCCCGACGCCGTCTGCAGAGAGCCTTCAGCAACACGTCCAGGAAAACATGAACAGTTTAAGGTTGGGTGGAAATGAGACAACTCTAATAAaccagcaacagcagcagcaagagCAGAATATATTGGAAAATCTTCAGCAACAGCAACAGAAAGCACTTGTGGATCTACAACATCAACAGACAGTCCTTGAAAATTTGCAGCAGCATCAGAAGGTCTTGGAAAACCTCCAGCAACAGGCTCTTGGCAACATTCAGCAGCAGCAAACACACAAAGTTTTGGAGAATCTACAGCATCAACAGCAGCACCATCAGAATGTCCTGGAAAACATTCAGCAACAAAGTTCTATAGTGACTCTGCAGCATCAAAAAGTTCTCGATAATCTTCAGCAACAGCAACAGCATCAGAAAAATTTAGAAACTCTTCAGCATCAGGAAGTATTAGAGAACCTAAAGCAACAATTGCAGTCAGAGCTCTTGCAGACACAGATTCCAATGCAGTGCACGCCTAGCTTCGCTAGTGAACAGCAAGGCTCCACACAGACTAATACTCTATCGCAGCCCTCTGAAGGCTTCCTCCAGAACACAACCCAGCAGCAGTTGCAGCAGCAGACTGCTCTTTTCCAACAGACAGGAGGTCTTTTGACCATTCAGACATCAAGCTTTCTGCAGCAGCCATCCTCTCAACCCTCACCTCCACTTTTTCAGAGTCATAACCCCATGACTGAAACACAAGACTCGCAGACAGTACTCTTTGGAACCACAAAGTCACCACAAGTCCCAGCAACGTTATTTCCTGGTACCATGACAATGCTAACAAGCACCAATCTACCTACAGATCAGCAGGCTCCTCCAACTAGCCTGTTTATTGCGCAGAGTGTGTTGCCCAG
This window harbors:
- the LOC109049650 gene encoding LOW QUALITY PROTEIN: nuclear factor of activated T-cells 5-like (The sequence of the model RefSeq protein was modified relative to this genomic sequence to represent the inferred CDS: substituted 1 base at 1 genomic stop codon), coding for MPSDFISLLSADIDPSSPKSLYSKESVYDLLPKELQLPSIVQQDNPSMSQKSGGEAGPPPPAALASDAAATCGAASSPGGLSSTLPSCPSMLSATSAPEQASRLHSVPAAEGMPERMGVEPGSVVSISAVDAVGATQSQATPSKRRTVLSISPPPEDLLDDSRMSCQDDVLPNPDSEQSSSMWMDDSVSNFSVGSSSSYNDNTEVPRKSRKRTPRQRPGPKPAARDEAGMDVFDADSAKAPHFVLSQLGSDTKVTPKVSSLEVSNNQKGGILSIQYPQKSEGKELKILIQPETQHRARYLTEGSRGSVKDRTQLGFPTIKLEGVTEPVVLQVFVANDAGRVKPHGFYQACRVTGRNTTACKEVDIEGTTVIEVNLEPTNSMTLAVDCVGILKLRNADVEARIGVAGSKKKSTRARLAFRVNIPRADGSVLTLQALSSPILCTQPAGVPEILKKSLHSCSVAGGEEVFIIGKNFLKGTKVIFQENSTGISGWQAEAEIDMELFHQNHLVVKVPPYHDQTLTSPVSIGIAVVTNAGRTHDLQPFTYTPLTEKVELSVKSELPATVKGLHFFXRVTAMQTETNCLNNVLMLPMVKREEPMEVSCNAAPSDIFKPVEALSSTQQILEISTVLPSATKSFPSPVALQIVDSQTPSAQIFTTQETLSTIQKQDIPSPTSFQVSLSEDTTVLQPVPPQVPQQFLRETPETLSPEDNSVDGSGIVLVGIDSRNPPSQRPQVQALLPQDGVTQLERAVRELQAQQQLNSVLYSPTPSAESLQQHVQENMNSLRLGGNETTLINQQQQQQEQNILENLQQQQQKALVDLQHQQTVLENLQQHQKVLENLQQQALGNIQQQQTHKVLENLQHQQQHHQNVLENIQQQSSIVTLQHQKVLDNLQQQQQHQKNLETLQHQEVLENLKQQLQSELLQTQIPMQCTPSFASEQQGSTQTNTLSQPSEGFLQNTTQQQLQQQTALFQQTGGLLTIQTSSFLQQPSSQPSPPLFQSHNPMTETQDSQTVLFGTTKSPQVPATLFPGTMTMLTSTNLPTDQQAPPTSLFIAQSVLPSQLSSDNNQNQQQQQITFLTPMQTSGTEGQTVSLFQGQAQLSTPMEQQQSPQQQQQMATAQQAPLFPNIATISPNQARQQTQTGILFCTTTINPHDLPQALLFSGQNQASLGSDHLPENIFQEQQPMQVVPSSENVAVVNPSNQPTASAAQPTPNPSIIFPQPSVVSVAQQDSAEPMSFQDQSTVVSDSSASMSSTRTELFQDQQPMQVVPSATTVNPVSPTDQPSVNIFLPQSAISALQGGVSAQELPPTATTATIFSGPSGVAVGGLQNTTTPAPQQPPSQLFQTAIGGTLSQPVQPGQAGLYLFEIPSECGPLMNSPGSSLSDQLVTMGHPGSDQAQFQTSAQIHPLLDQSSNLDDKIDELLERFQEQGKTLPRDFLDH